A genome region from Streptomyces pratensis includes the following:
- a CDS encoding M6 family metalloprotease domain-containing protein yields the protein MPRQHGPGGVERPSLRSAAAALTSLLALAATGLVAGPAVASSRDAGPCALPRTGAHHSLGLDTWNDAYPRPDRTLDAVMVFLSFPDSDPVVSPEVLAADYFPSTTRFFERASYGKFTLRAHPQRRWTSMPHPSTRYGIQRDWGSESRSAYLRDAIEAADEQTDFSAYDIVYLVADPDAPGVDSDATKVVNFDRPLRADDTDIRRVVTVFEEHPPDRNVLAHETGHVFDLADLYHRPEDGKGDWDTYVGDWDVMGSQFGLSPDLFGWHKWKLGWLEGEEVVCVQGAADLTLEPMAEVPVPGASIGTRLAVIRTGADSALAIEARSATGNDRTTCTEGVLVYRIRNATPSGGGPVEVLDTHPDSDACWDRSVYPPLADAPLQEGERYTVPGERIRIDVADRTRSGAWTVRIATGA from the coding sequence GTGCCGCGTCAGCACGGACCCGGGGGAGTGGAGAGGCCGAGCCTGCGCAGTGCGGCGGCCGCTCTCACCTCCCTCCTGGCGCTCGCCGCCACCGGACTCGTCGCCGGGCCCGCCGTGGCTTCCTCGCGCGACGCGGGGCCGTGCGCCCTCCCCAGGACCGGGGCGCACCACTCGCTCGGCCTCGACACCTGGAACGACGCCTATCCGCGCCCCGACCGCACCCTCGACGCGGTCATGGTCTTCCTCTCGTTCCCCGACTCCGACCCCGTCGTGTCCCCCGAGGTGCTCGCCGCCGACTACTTCCCCTCGACGACCCGCTTCTTCGAGCGCGCCTCGTACGGGAAGTTCACCCTGCGCGCCCACCCGCAGCGGCGGTGGACCTCCATGCCGCACCCGTCCACCCGGTACGGCATACAGCGCGACTGGGGCTCCGAGAGCCGCAGCGCCTACCTGCGCGACGCGATCGAGGCCGCCGACGAGCAGACCGACTTCTCCGCGTACGACATCGTCTACCTCGTCGCCGACCCCGACGCCCCCGGTGTCGACTCCGACGCCACCAAGGTCGTCAACTTCGACCGGCCGCTGCGCGCCGACGACACCGACATCAGGCGAGTGGTCACCGTCTTCGAGGAGCACCCGCCGGACCGGAACGTCCTCGCGCACGAGACCGGGCACGTCTTCGACCTGGCGGACCTCTACCACCGGCCGGAGGACGGGAAGGGTGACTGGGACACCTACGTCGGCGACTGGGACGTGATGGGCAGCCAGTTCGGGCTGTCCCCGGACCTGTTCGGCTGGCACAAGTGGAAGCTCGGCTGGCTGGAGGGCGAGGAGGTCGTCTGCGTGCAGGGTGCCGCCGACCTCACCCTGGAGCCCATGGCCGAGGTGCCCGTGCCGGGCGCGTCCATCGGCACCCGGCTCGCTGTCATCAGGACCGGTGCGGACAGCGCGCTGGCCATCGAGGCCCGCAGTGCCACGGGCAACGACCGGACGACCTGCACCGAGGGTGTGCTCGTCTACCGGATCCGGAACGCGACACCGTCCGGCGGCGGCCCCGTCGAGGTGCTCGACACCCACCCGGATTCCGACGCCTGCTGGGACCGCTCGGTCTACCCGCCGCTGGCGGACGCCCCGCTCCAGGAGGGCGAGCGCTACACCGTGCCGGGCGAGCGGATCCGGATCGACGTCGCCGACCGGACCCGGTCGGGAGCGTGGACCGTCCGCATCGCCACCGGCGCCTGA
- a CDS encoding histidine phosphatase family protein — MAPRILLARHGQTQWSVQGNHTGRTDIPLLHTGREGAKLLGERLHREPWGGLPGVEVRTSPLVRASETCAIAGFGERAQPWDALMEWDYGDYEGLTPAQIKADRPDWLIWRDGVPGGETLAELTARADEVVEWARSADRDVLVFAHGHILRALGARWLGEDVSFAARIRLEPTSLSVLGWAYGLPALERWNDTGHLDR; from the coding sequence ATGGCACCGCGAATCCTGCTCGCCCGGCACGGCCAGACACAGTGGTCGGTCCAGGGCAATCACACCGGCAGGACCGACATTCCACTTCTCCACACCGGCCGCGAGGGCGCCAAGCTGCTCGGCGAGCGGCTGCACCGGGAGCCCTGGGGAGGCCTGCCCGGCGTCGAGGTGCGGACCAGCCCGCTCGTCCGGGCCTCCGAGACCTGCGCGATCGCCGGCTTCGGCGAGCGGGCCCAGCCGTGGGACGCGCTGATGGAGTGGGACTACGGGGACTACGAGGGCCTGACCCCGGCACAGATCAAGGCGGACCGGCCGGACTGGCTCATCTGGCGCGACGGCGTGCCCGGTGGCGAGACCCTCGCCGAACTCACGGCCCGGGCGGACGAGGTCGTCGAGTGGGCGCGTTCCGCCGACCGCGATGTGCTGGTCTTCGCCCACGGGCACATCCTGCGGGCGCTGGGCGCGCGGTGGCTGGGCGAGGACGTGTCGTTCGCCGCGCGGATCCGGCTGGAGCCCACGTCCCTGTCGGTGCTGGGCTGGGCGTACGGCCTCCCCGCGCTGGAGCGCTGGAACGACACCGGCCACCTGGACCGCTGA
- a CDS encoding tetratricopeptide repeat protein: MVSTRAVPNLVFRRLRGQRSAGEFAAAVRRAAREIGEQVACDARYIGRVESGEIRCPNYAYERVFLHMFPGAGLADLGFSARESVRGRGARTTPAPPPTTPPTLDSDIHEESDVLRRVFMTSGTTTVATASLGLGGRSAAAGPLAVPAQRRVGEAEVSALEKAVRQIRLLDDRHGADGLYRRASQPLRAAYALLDSGTTTRRSTTDRLHSGAGELAISVGWLAHDSGRFDDARSHYAEALATARLAGDAALEAHAFCNASFLARDTGRAREAVRAAEAGQRAARPLGSPRLLALLALREAGARAWLGDRTGCEQAIGRAQTAFARGPSDADPEWMTFFREAELELLEAQCWSALGDWPRAARHARRASRLQDPHFTRNLALYRAQLAGDLARAGTADEAAAASHQVLDLLDRVQSSRIRGMLASAVRVLRPRGGPEVTALLARYEELPPIT; this comes from the coding sequence ATGGTGTCGACACGGGCAGTTCCCAACCTCGTCTTCCGTCGGCTGCGCGGACAGCGCTCCGCCGGAGAGTTCGCGGCAGCGGTCCGCAGGGCCGCGCGCGAGATCGGTGAACAGGTCGCGTGCGACGCCCGGTACATCGGACGCGTGGAGTCCGGGGAGATCCGATGCCCCAACTACGCGTACGAACGGGTGTTCCTGCACATGTTCCCCGGGGCCGGCCTCGCGGACCTGGGTTTCTCGGCCCGCGAGAGCGTGCGCGGCCGGGGGGCCCGCACGACACCCGCACCCCCGCCCACCACACCCCCCACGCTCGACAGCGACATCCACGAGGAGAGCGACGTGCTGCGTCGCGTGTTCATGACCAGCGGCACCACCACGGTGGCGACCGCGTCCCTGGGCCTGGGCGGCAGATCCGCCGCCGCCGGCCCCCTCGCCGTACCCGCACAGCGCCGGGTGGGGGAGGCCGAGGTGAGCGCCTTGGAGAAGGCGGTGCGCCAGATCCGGCTGCTGGACGACCGGCACGGCGCGGACGGCCTCTACCGGCGGGCCTCCCAGCCGCTCAGGGCCGCGTACGCCCTGCTCGACTCCGGCACCACTACCCGGCGCAGCACGACGGACCGGCTGCACTCGGGCGCCGGTGAGCTGGCGATCTCCGTGGGCTGGCTGGCCCACGACTCGGGGCGCTTCGACGACGCGCGCTCCCATTACGCGGAGGCGCTCGCGACGGCCCGGCTGGCCGGGGACGCCGCGCTGGAGGCGCACGCGTTCTGCAACGCGTCGTTCCTGGCCCGGGACACCGGGCGGGCCCGCGAGGCGGTGCGCGCCGCGGAGGCCGGACAGCGGGCGGCCCGGCCGCTCGGCTCACCGCGTCTGCTGGCACTGCTGGCGCTGCGGGAGGCAGGGGCCCGGGCCTGGCTCGGGGACCGCACGGGGTGCGAGCAGGCGATCGGGCGGGCGCAGACGGCATTCGCGAGGGGGCCGAGCGACGCGGACCCCGAGTGGATGACCTTCTTCCGTGAGGCGGAGCTGGAGCTGCTGGAGGCGCAGTGCTGGTCCGCCCTCGGTGACTGGCCCCGGGCCGCGCGGCACGCCCGGAGGGCGAGCCGGCTGCAGGATCCGCACTTCACCCGGAACCTCGCGCTGTACCGCGCCCAGCTCGCCGGTGACCTGGCGCGGGCGGGCACGGCCGACGAGGCCGCGGCGGCGAGCCATCAGGTGCTGGATCTGCTCGACCGGGTCCAGTCCTCCCGGATCCGGGGGATGCTGGCGAGCGCCGTACGGGTGCTCAGGCCACGCGGCGGCCCGGAGGTGACGGCCCTCCTGGCCCGCTACGAGGAGCTGCCCCCGATCACGTGA
- a CDS encoding AAA domain-containing protein, with translation MTAVLDPGAAAARATDAILGDTLRGTARGIVVDSPPGAGKSTLVVRAALELAAAGRPLMVVAQTNAQVDDLVVRLAEKAPELPVGRLHSSDSDPYDKVLDGLDNVRKSAKAADLAGLDIVISTAAKWAHVKNVEPWGHAIVDEAYQMRSDALLAVAGLFERALFVGDPGQLDPFSIVGADQWAGLSYDPSASAVSTLLAHNPELPQHRLPVSWRLPASAAPLVSDAFYPYTPFRSGTDHGDRRLAFGVPSDGSGPDRVLDEAAESGWGLLELPARHTPRTDPEAVRAVALVVRRLLDRGGAATSERSPDPVPVTAERVAVGTAHRDQAAAVRAALAELGVTGVAVDTANRLQGREFDVTVVLHPLSGRPDATAFHLETGRLCVLASRHRHACVVVCRAGVADLLDEHPSTEPVQLGVTVKFPDGWEANHAVLAHLAEHRVHWAP, from the coding sequence GTGACAGCTGTTCTCGACCCGGGCGCCGCGGCGGCCCGGGCGACCGACGCGATCCTCGGCGACACCCTGCGCGGTACCGCGCGGGGCATCGTGGTGGATTCGCCGCCGGGCGCCGGGAAGTCGACCCTGGTGGTGCGTGCCGCGCTGGAGCTGGCCGCGGCCGGCCGCCCGCTGATGGTGGTCGCGCAGACCAACGCCCAGGTGGACGACCTGGTGGTGCGGCTGGCCGAGAAGGCTCCGGAGCTGCCGGTCGGCCGGTTGCACAGCAGCGACTCCGATCCGTACGACAAGGTCCTCGACGGCCTGGACAACGTACGGAAGTCGGCTAAGGCGGCGGATCTGGCGGGCCTGGACATCGTCATCTCGACAGCCGCCAAGTGGGCGCACGTGAAGAACGTGGAGCCGTGGGGGCACGCGATCGTCGACGAGGCCTACCAGATGCGGTCGGACGCGCTTCTGGCCGTGGCCGGGCTGTTCGAGCGGGCGCTGTTCGTCGGGGACCCCGGTCAGCTGGACCCGTTCTCGATCGTGGGTGCCGACCAGTGGGCGGGTCTCTCGTACGACCCGTCGGCGAGCGCGGTCTCGACGCTGCTCGCGCACAATCCGGAGCTGCCGCAGCACCGGCTGCCGGTGTCGTGGCGGCTGCCCGCGTCGGCGGCGCCGCTGGTCTCGGACGCGTTCTACCCGTACACGCCGTTCCGCAGCGGCACGGACCACGGAGACCGGCGGCTGGCCTTCGGTGTCCCCTCGGACGGGTCGGGCCCGGACCGGGTGCTGGACGAGGCGGCGGAGTCCGGCTGGGGGCTGCTGGAGCTCCCGGCTCGGCACACCCCGCGCACGGACCCCGAGGCGGTGCGGGCGGTGGCCCTGGTGGTCCGCCGGCTGCTCGACCGGGGTGGCGCCGCGACGAGCGAGCGTTCCCCCGATCCGGTTCCGGTGACGGCGGAGCGGGTCGCCGTCGGCACGGCCCACCGCGACCAGGCCGCCGCCGTGCGGGCGGCGCTCGCGGAGCTGGGTGTGACCGGCGTGGCGGTGGACACGGCGAACCGGCTCCAGGGCCGCGAGTTCGACGTGACGGTGGTCCTGCATCCGCTGTCGGGCCGTCCGGACGCCACGGCGTTCCATCTGGAGACGGGCCGCCTGTGCGTGCTGGCCTCGCGGCACCGGCACGCGTGCGTCGTGGTGTGCCGGGCCGGGGTGGCGGACCTGCTGGACGAGCACCCGTCGACGGAGCCGGTGCAGCTGGGCGTGACGGTGAAGTTCCCCGACGGCTGGGAGGCGAACCACGCGGTTCTGGCGCACCTCGCCGAGCATCGCGTGCATTGGGCGCCCTGA
- a CDS encoding phosphatase PAP2 family protein, giving the protein MPHATAATPSSGPRPRWWTELPLIAVVYGLYSMGRLLVHENIPAAVDNGLAILRLEQALHINAEHPLNRLLTAQPALGIPADFAYASLHYLVTPAVLVWIFRRRTAAYRAARTWLMTSTLLGLVGFTLMPTCPPRLLDAHHGFVDTMAQYSAYGWWGAGASAPRGLSGMTNQYAAMPSLHVGWAVWCGVLLWRHGRHPLVRAAGVAYPLITVLIVMGTANHYFLDAVAGAAVMALGALLTRPFMRLADRVKDRVRAVFARVPAPHTPTKSTIVSDGCKTSAGERIPGQRTASADSSDARTRSSAEASDDAPAAAR; this is encoded by the coding sequence ATGCCGCACGCCACCGCCGCGACACCGTCCTCCGGTCCCCGGCCCCGCTGGTGGACGGAGCTCCCCCTCATCGCGGTGGTGTACGGGCTGTACTCGATGGGCCGGCTGCTCGTCCACGAGAACATACCCGCGGCCGTGGACAACGGTCTCGCGATACTCCGCCTGGAGCAGGCGCTCCACATCAACGCCGAGCACCCCCTCAACCGGCTGCTGACCGCCCAGCCCGCGCTCGGGATACCCGCCGACTTCGCGTACGCCTCCCTGCACTACCTGGTCACCCCGGCCGTCCTGGTCTGGATCTTCCGCCGCCGTACCGCTGCCTACCGGGCGGCCCGCACCTGGCTGATGACCTCCACGCTCCTCGGGCTGGTCGGCTTCACGCTGATGCCGACCTGTCCGCCCCGGCTGCTCGACGCCCACCACGGTTTCGTCGACACGATGGCGCAGTACAGCGCGTACGGCTGGTGGGGCGCGGGCGCGAGCGCCCCGCGCGGCCTCAGCGGGATGACGAACCAGTACGCGGCGATGCCGAGCCTGCACGTCGGCTGGGCGGTGTGGTGCGGCGTCCTGCTGTGGCGCCACGGCCGCCACCCGCTCGTCCGCGCGGCAGGCGTCGCCTATCCGCTGATCACCGTGCTCATCGTGATGGGAACGGCGAACCACTATTTCCTCGACGCCGTGGCCGGCGCCGCCGTGATGGCCCTGGGCGCCCTGCTGACCAGGCCGTTCATGCGGCTCGCGGACCGCGTCAAGGACAGGGTGAGGGCGGTGTTCGCACGGGTGCCCGCACCGCACACCCCCACGAAGTCCACGATTGTCAGTGACGGATGCAAGACTTCCGCGGGTGAGCGAATACCCGGCCAGCGGACCGCCTCCGCAGATTCCAGCGACGCGCGCACCCGCTCCTCGGCCGAAGCCAGCGACGACGCTCCGGCAGCGGCTCGCTGA
- a CDS encoding spermidine synthase: MARRGAARGASDRKRSERQQEPVSATVDGGLAELVPDRERPRGWTLLLDGAPQSHVDLDDPAYLSFEYQRRLGHVIDLAAPPGRPVQAVHLGGGAFTLARYVAASRPRSTQQIVEIDAPLVQLVRRELPLDPQARIRVRSVDAREGLGKIQDGWADLVIADVFGGARTPAHLTTAEFLADVRRVLKPGGQYAANLADGPPLAHLRGQIATAASLFPELALAADPTIWRGRRFGNAVLVASDLPIAVAELTRRVASDPHPGRVEHGRALADFTGGAAVVTDAGARPSPAPPPGAFG, translated from the coding sequence GTGGCACGTCGAGGAGCGGCCCGGGGCGCGAGCGACCGCAAGCGGTCGGAGCGTCAGCAGGAGCCCGTCTCCGCGACGGTGGACGGCGGCCTCGCCGAGCTCGTGCCCGACCGTGAACGCCCGCGCGGCTGGACGCTGCTGCTGGACGGCGCCCCGCAGTCACATGTGGACCTGGACGATCCCGCGTACCTCTCCTTCGAGTACCAGCGCAGACTCGGCCATGTCATCGATCTCGCAGCCCCTCCCGGACGGCCCGTCCAGGCCGTCCACCTCGGCGGCGGGGCCTTCACGCTCGCCCGGTACGTCGCCGCGAGCCGCCCCCGTTCCACCCAGCAGATCGTGGAGATCGACGCACCGCTCGTCCAACTGGTGCGGCGGGAGCTGCCCCTGGACCCGCAGGCCCGCATAAGGGTCCGCTCGGTGGACGCCCGCGAAGGGCTCGGGAAGATCCAGGACGGCTGGGCGGACCTCGTCATCGCCGACGTCTTCGGCGGGGCCCGCACTCCCGCGCACCTCACCACCGCCGAATTCCTCGCCGACGTACGCCGGGTGCTGAAGCCCGGCGGCCAGTACGCCGCCAACCTCGCCGACGGCCCGCCGCTCGCGCACCTGCGCGGCCAGATCGCCACGGCCGCCTCCCTCTTCCCCGAGCTGGCGCTGGCCGCCGATCCGACCATCTGGCGCGGCCGCCGCTTCGGCAACGCGGTCCTGGTCGCCTCCGACCTGCCGATCGCCGTCGCCGAACTGACCCGGCGGGTCGCGAGCGACCCCCACCCCGGACGCGTCGAACACGGCCGCGCGCTCGCCGACTTCACGGGCGGAGCCGCCGTCGTCACCGACGCGGGCGCGAGACCGTCCCCGGCCCCGCCGCCCGGCGCCTTCGGCTGA
- a CDS encoding bifunctional DNA primase/polymerase produces MSAWLSDETTLRTGTAPHDGVGLFDMLRDRAGHWADDRAAQVTASGAAWLAGATPYPRSTLSQWETRPGAPGVLPCGSSFDVVNVPALFGRRMLEQLWTEGPGSGPVATHRGRMLLFASPGTAQRLPSLLAWEEWGAGTAGGARRHEGALPPVLCHGTGDAVTVPPLTAGAGAGGPRWVVAPDTRSPWLPGPDVLLWACVRVCRSAAPSTTGNSIFPPADAGANVYDVTRRR; encoded by the coding sequence ATGAGCGCCTGGCTGAGTGACGAAACGACCCTGCGGACCGGCACCGCCCCGCACGACGGCGTCGGCCTCTTCGACATGCTGCGGGACCGCGCCGGCCATTGGGCCGACGATCGGGCCGCCCAGGTCACGGCGTCCGGCGCCGCGTGGCTGGCGGGCGCGACGCCGTACCCACGCAGCACGCTCTCGCAGTGGGAGACCCGCCCCGGCGCCCCCGGCGTGCTGCCCTGCGGCTCCTCGTTCGACGTGGTGAACGTGCCCGCCCTGTTCGGCAGGCGCATGCTCGAGCAGCTCTGGACGGAGGGGCCGGGATCAGGGCCGGTGGCCACGCACCGGGGCCGGATGCTGCTGTTCGCCTCCCCGGGCACGGCCCAGCGGCTGCCGTCGCTGCTCGCGTGGGAGGAGTGGGGCGCGGGCACCGCCGGAGGTGCCCGACGACACGAGGGAGCCCTGCCGCCGGTGCTCTGTCACGGCACGGGGGACGCGGTCACCGTGCCGCCCCTGACCGCCGGCGCGGGGGCCGGCGGACCCCGCTGGGTGGTCGCCCCCGACACGCGCAGCCCCTGGCTTCCGGGCCCTGACGTGCTCCTGTGGGCCTGTGTCCGGGTGTGCAGGTCGGCGGCCCCCTCGACCACGGGGAATTCGATTTTTCCTCCCGCCGATGCGGGTGCTAATGTCTACGACGTCACCAGGCGCCGTTAG
- a CDS encoding helix-turn-helix transcriptional regulator — translation MESQLLLDELAVDAYRSALRAGVFIEEEIAAELGVDRARIAEARTALQDLRLLSPGDGPAVPLDPEVVEVELTAPLEMSVARQRRQIAGIQRQLNTLSTLYRSVEHRQGTDVSIRVLDNAAEVRREIDLARHRCVKERLSLQPGGGRSAQLLQQDLVQTQELLRRGVRVRTLYQHTARSSLTTRSYVAQICEAGAEVRTSAELSERLIVYDRRTAFVPKERKGAEPPGAAVVTDPTLVAYLCRSFETAWQVGRPFNSTEPADQQQVSAELRSSILRLMAMGLKDEVIARRLGMAARTCRRYISALMTELGATSRFQAGVLIGRQAADSGTDDVLGGVPAGEEIAVHK, via the coding sequence GTGGAGAGCCAGTTACTGTTGGACGAACTCGCGGTCGACGCCTACAGATCAGCGCTGCGGGCCGGTGTCTTCATCGAGGAGGAGATCGCCGCCGAGCTCGGCGTGGACAGGGCGCGGATCGCCGAAGCGCGCACAGCTCTCCAGGACTTGCGCCTGCTGAGCCCGGGTGACGGCCCCGCCGTGCCCCTCGACCCGGAGGTCGTCGAGGTCGAACTGACTGCGCCGCTGGAGATGTCGGTCGCCCGTCAACGAAGACAGATAGCCGGAATTCAACGCCAGTTGAACACGCTGTCGACATTATATCGCTCAGTCGAGCACCGGCAGGGCACAGATGTGTCGATACGAGTTCTCGATAATGCCGCCGAGGTGCGCCGGGAGATCGACCTCGCCCGGCATCGCTGCGTCAAAGAGCGCTTGAGTCTTCAGCCCGGTGGCGGCAGGTCGGCACAACTTCTTCAGCAGGATCTCGTGCAGACGCAAGAATTGTTACGGCGCGGTGTCCGGGTCCGCACGCTCTATCAGCACACCGCGCGGTCGAGCCTCACCACCCGCAGCTATGTCGCGCAGATCTGCGAAGCAGGTGCCGAGGTACGCACTTCGGCGGAACTCTCCGAACGGCTCATCGTCTACGACCGCCGCACCGCCTTCGTGCCCAAGGAGAGGAAGGGCGCCGAGCCGCCCGGCGCGGCCGTCGTCACCGATCCGACCCTGGTGGCCTATCTCTGCCGCTCCTTCGAGACGGCCTGGCAGGTGGGCCGGCCCTTCAACAGCACGGAGCCCGCCGATCAGCAACAGGTGAGCGCCGAGCTGCGGTCGTCCATCCTGCGGCTGATGGCCATGGGCCTCAAGGACGAAGTCATCGCACGCCGGCTGGGGATGGCGGCCCGTACCTGCCGTCGCTACATCTCCGCTCTGATGACGGAACTGGGCGCCACCAGCCGTTTCCAGGCCGGTGTCCTCATCGGCCGTCAGGCTGCGGACAGCGGTACGGACGACGTCCTGGGCGGTGTCCCGGCAGGCGAGGAGATCGCTGTCCACAAGTAG
- a CDS encoding aspartate-semialdehyde dehydrogenase — MVRAQCPADPCIVLVGATGALGATVLELIGEHRMRHREIRLVASAQSAGREIPVGGRTETVHDLEEFDFAGADLVLFCAGEAVSRRWVPVAMAEGALVVDASGAFSLHPEVPLVVPSVNDCLLSERPAEVVAVPSGMTVPLTVLLHAVERWRGVRQVVMSTYEAASGLGHQGVEELLEGSELTLRDPEAELPADRFHPALAFNVLPAVDGLQEDGTSREEQRLVQEAQRVLGLPDTDVAVTCVRVPVVSGHGAALFVETAAPVDRPGLVELLASLPDFVVHDREAPGSVPTPLTAGDPDRFHVGRVRVSPRTSRGFMLWLVFDNLRAGGASTLLRIARIALASRASGKRLKNSPC; from the coding sequence ATGGTACGTGCCCAGTGCCCTGCGGATCCTTGTATCGTCCTGGTCGGCGCGACCGGTGCTCTCGGAGCCACCGTCCTCGAGCTGATCGGGGAACACCGCATGCGGCACCGGGAGATACGGCTCGTGGCCTCGGCGCAGTCGGCGGGCCGGGAGATTCCCGTCGGGGGGCGCACGGAGACGGTGCACGATCTGGAGGAGTTCGACTTCGCGGGCGCCGATCTCGTCCTGTTCTGCGCGGGTGAGGCGGTGAGCCGCCGCTGGGTACCCGTGGCGATGGCGGAGGGCGCGCTGGTCGTCGACGCCTCCGGTGCCTTCAGCTTGCACCCGGAGGTCCCTCTGGTCGTCCCCTCGGTCAACGACTGCCTGCTGTCGGAGCGTCCGGCAGAGGTCGTCGCGGTGCCCAGCGGCATGACGGTGCCGCTGACGGTCCTGCTGCACGCGGTGGAGCGGTGGCGGGGGGTGCGACAGGTGGTGATGAGTACGTACGAGGCCGCCTCCGGACTGGGGCACCAGGGGGTCGAGGAGCTGCTGGAGGGAAGCGAGCTGACGCTGCGTGACCCGGAGGCGGAGCTTCCCGCCGACCGGTTCCACCCCGCCCTGGCGTTCAACGTCCTGCCGGCCGTGGACGGGCTCCAGGAGGACGGGACCAGCCGTGAGGAACAACGCCTCGTCCAGGAGGCGCAGCGGGTCCTGGGTCTGCCGGACACGGACGTGGCCGTGACCTGCGTGCGGGTGCCGGTGGTCAGCGGCCACGGGGCGGCGCTCTTTGTGGAGACCGCTGCCCCGGTGGACCGGCCGGGGCTCGTGGAGCTTCTGGCCTCGCTCCCGGATTTCGTGGTGCACGACCGGGAGGCACCGGGCTCGGTCCCCACGCCGTTGACGGCCGGCGACCCGGACCGATTCCATGTGGGCAGAGTGCGGGTGAGCCCGCGCACCTCCCGGGGGTTCATGCTGTGGCTGGTCTTCGACAACCTCCGCGCGGGAGGCGCGTCGACCCTGCTGCGGATCGCCCGGATCGCGCTCGCCTCCCGCGCGTCCGGGAAGCGGCTGAAAAACAGCCCATGCTGA